One Bombus fervidus isolate BK054 chromosome 2, iyBomFerv1, whole genome shotgun sequence DNA segment encodes these proteins:
- the Dip2 gene encoding disco-interacting protein 2 isoform X9 — protein sequence MYGWRIGDLGADGLVMAEFNIDIGKLPEDVREKLAELDLELSEGDITQKGYEKKRTRLLQQYASKQLGAGKDGGGVGVLGIAGVERTGYGSGGGGGGGGGIGVGGCVGVGVGVGVGGRPQPRARRTQRRVTHNEKRYHSEVRQEAVQQALAAMQGRPKPSLPMPSKRTSVMARSPDRERRDSGESSSDEDSVVTEESPGAGGPTGTGLSDTSSTGSARDTPPPPRPPARRPPCADITDIAEYTPHAYCNIQPPDVTHTSNTPAAQQSTRRPGADRVNRYHVVEDQNNTGTTGRWKVSAKIQQLLNTLKRPKRRPLPEFYEDDDIELEIAANPKDPNAPKPEGGSMTSAVGEPLSVAAGLPRSLEAAIQRYGSASYKAPVATVLDPNGKLCVTLTYGKLLSRSHKIAYTLLNKALSRGGDCCLKPGDRIALVYPNNDPISFMCAFYGCLQAGIVPVPIEVPLTRRDAGSQQIGFLLGSCGIQVALTSEACLKGLPKTAAGEVVAFKGWPKLHWFVTEHLGKTPKDWLPPPRLTDDTPAYIEYTTDKDGSVMGVTVTRSAMLAHCRALTQACGYTEGENAVCVLDFKREVGLWHSTLTSVLNGMHVIFIPYALMKVNPASWMQMITKHRASVAVVKSRDLHWGLLATKDHKDISLSSLRLLLVADGANPWSLSSCDQFLSVFQSKGLRPDAVCPCASSSEALTVSVRRPGRAGVNATGRGVLSMSGLSYGVVRVDQENSLTSLTLQDCGQVMPGSIVVVIKMEGQPLICKTDEVGEICVHSSATGNQYWGLQGLTNNTFKVSPLQADGSPLGDVEYTRSGLLGFLGPGGLVFVCGSRDGLMTVTGRKHNADDIIATVLAVEPMKFIYRGRIAVFSVRVLRDERICVVAEQRPDCSEEESFQWMSRVLQAVDSIHAVGIYCLALVPPNYLPKTPLGGIHLSETKRRFLEGTLHPANVLLCPHTCVTNLPKPREVHSAGDSVADVGPASVMVGNIVQGNRLASAQGRDMGVLDEDSDNAKKYQFISEILRWRAVSTSDHVIFTSLNAKGAVATSLSCSQLHKKAERIGNLLLDRGRINTGDHVALIFPPGTDLICAFYGCLYVGAVPVTIRPPHPQNLQTTLPTVRMIVDVSKSVLVLTNQNILKLLKTKEANNVVDIKSWPTILDMDDMPKKKLPVMYRAPTAEMLAYLDFSVSTTGMLAGIKMSHAAVTSLCRAMKLACELYPSRHIALCLDPYSGLGFALWCLSSIYSGHHSILIPPSEVEANPALWLSAVSQSRVRDTFCSYGVMELCTKGLGSSVHALKARGVSLACVRTCVVVAEERPRIALTTSFSKLFSALGLSPRAVSTSFGCRVNTAICLQGASSPEPSTVYVDLRALRNDRVSLVERGSPHSLCLMESGKLLPGVKVIIANPETKGQCGDSHLGEIWVQSAHNASGYFTIYGDESDYADHFNARLVTGNTNEVYARTGYLGFLRRTESVQQSVISDIPGDTSTEADLVPGDSELHDAVFVVGALDEAILLRGMRYHPIDIENSVMRCHKKIAECAVFTWTNLLVVVVELDGSESEALDLVALVTSAVLEEHHLVVGVVVVVDPGVVPINSRGEKQRMHLRDGFLADQLDPIYVAYNM from the exons AGGTGCGCCAGGAGGCGGTGCAACAAGCTTTGGCAGCGATGCAGGGTCGTCCGAAGCCGTCGTTGCCGATGCCATCGAAAAGAACCTCCGTGATGGCTAGGAGTCCTGACCGAGAGCGTCGCGACAGCGGGGAGTCCAGTAGCGACGAGGACAGCGTCGTCACCGAAGAGAGTCCTGGTGCCGGTGGTCCAACGG GCACAGGATTGTCGGATACCAGCAGCACCGGTTCGGCGCGAGACACGCCTCCGCCTCCGAGACCACCGGCTAGGAGACCTCCTTGCGCGGACATCACAGATATCGCGGAATACACGCCTCACGCGTACTGCAACATCCAGCCGCCGGACGTGACGCACACCAGCAACACTCCGGCTGCACAGCAGTCGACTAGGCGACCTGGCGCTGATCGAGTGAATCGTTACCACGTCGTCGAGGATCAAAACAATACCGGCACTACCGGCCGCTGGAAAGTATCCGCTAAGATTCAACAGTTACTGAATACTTTGAAACGACCGAAACGACGACCGTTGCCTGAATTCTACGAGGACGATGATATCGAGCTGGAAATCGCGGCCAATCCCAAAGATCCGAACGCTCCGAAACCGGAAGGCGGCTCTATGACCTCCGCCGTTGGCGAACCACTGTCGGTCGCCGCGGGATTGCCCAGGTCGCTCGAGGCTGCCATACAAAG GTATGGCTCGGCATCGTATAAGGCGCCAGTGGCAACAGTTCTCGATCCAAACGGCAAGCTTTGCGTAACGCTCACCTATGGGAAGCTTCTGAGTCGTTCTCATAAAATAGCCTACACGCTGTTGAACAAGGCTCTGAGTCGCGGCGGGGATTGTTGTTTGAAACCTGGCGATCGGATCGCCCTGGTTTACCCAAACAACGACCCGATTAGCTTCATGTGCGCATTTTACGGTTGTCTTCAAGCCGGCATTGTGCCTGTGCCGATCGAAGTCCCTTTGACGCGCCGAGACGCAGGCTCGCAGCAAATCGGTTTTCTTTTGGGCAGCTGTGGAATTCAG GTGGCATTAACCAGCGAAGCTTGTCTGAAAGGTCTGCCAAAAACGGCGGCTGGCGAGGTAGTGGCATTCAAAGGTTGGCCAAAGCTTCACTGGTTCGTTACGGAACATCTGGGCAAAACGCCGAAAGATTGGCTGCCACCGCCGCGATTAACCGACGACACTCCGGCATACATAGAGTACACCACGGACAAGGACGGGTCGGTGATGGGAGTGACGGTGACGAGATCGGCGATGCTGGCACATTGTCGAGCTCTGACGCAAGCCTGCGGCTACACGGAGGGAGAGAACGCCGTTTGCGTTTTAGACTTCAAACGAGAGGTTGGCCTGTGGCACAGCACCCTCACCAGCGTTTTAAACGGGATGCACGTGATCTTTATTCCGTACGCTCTGATGAAAGTAAATCCCGCGAGCTGGATGCAAATGATCACCAAGCATCGTGCCAGCGTGGCTGTGGTGAAATCGCGAGACCTTCACTGGGGTCTTCTTGCCACGAAAGATCACAAGGACATTTCCTTGTCGTCACTGAGATTGTTGTTGGTCGCGGACGGTGCCAATCCCTGGTCACTTTCTTCCTGCGATCAATTCCTTTCGGTATTCCAATCTAAAGGTCTGCGGCCTGATGCCGTGTGTCCGTGCGCGTCCTCCAGCGAAGCTCTCACCGTATCGGTGAGAAGACCAGGCCGTGCTGGAGTAAACGCCACTGGACGAGGCGTGCTCTCTATGTCTGGTCTGAGTTACGGTGTTGTCAGAGTCGATCAAGAGAATTCTCTCACTTCCTTGACTCTTCAAGATTGCGGCCAAGTGATGCCCGGAA GTATCGTTGTTGTAATCAAGATGGAAGGACAACCGCTCATCTGCAAAACCGACGAAGTAGGCGAGATCTGCGTGCATAGTTCGGCAACTGGAAACCAGTATTGGGGACTACAGGGACTGACGAATAATACGTTTAAAGTCTCCCCGCTTCAAGCCGATGGAAGTCCGCTGGGTGACGTAGAATACACCCGTTCTGGTCTATTGGGTTTTCTGGGACCTGGTGGTCTTGTGTTCGTTTGCGGTTCGCGCGATGGTCTTATGACGGTCACGGGAAGGAAACATAACGCCGACGATATCATTGCTACTGTGTTAGCCGTTGAACCCATGAAGTTCATTTATCGTGGAAGAATAGCCGTTTTCAGCGTACGCGTCCTCAGGGACGAGCGAATATGCGTCGTTGCAGAACAAAGACCCGACTGCAGCGAAGAGGAA AGTTTCCAATGGATGTCCCGAGTGCTTCAAGCGGTAGATTCCATTCACGCTGTTGGAATATATTGTCTGGCGTTGGTTCCGCCAAATTACCTTCCGAAAACACCGCTGGGCGGTATTCATTTGTCGGAAACGAAACGACGTTTCCTAGAGGGTACTCTACACCCGGCTAATGTTCTTCTTTGTCCGCACACTTGTGTTACCAATCTACCCAAACCACGCGAAGTCCATTCAG CGGGGGATTCTGTTGCAGACGTTGGTCCGGCCAGTGTCATGGTGGGCAACATTGTTCAGGGTAATAGACTAGCTTCGGCTCAAGGACGAGACATGGGTGTCCTAGACGAGGATAGTGATAATGCTAAAAAG TATCAGTTTATTTCGGAAATACTTCGATGGCGTGCTGTCAGTACCTCCGACCATGTTATTTTCACGTCGCTGAATGCAAAAGGAGCGGTAGCAACTTCCTTGTCGTGCTCTCAGTTGCACAAGAAAGCCGAGCGGATCGGCAATTTGTTGTTAGATCGTGGAAGAATCAATACCGGAGATCACGTGGCATTAATATTTCCTCCTGGTACTGACTTGATATGCGCGTTTTATGGTTGCCTGTATGTTGGCGCCGTGCCAGTTACGATTAGGCCACCTCACCCGCAAAACCTCCAAACCACTTTACCAACCGTTCGCATGATCGTGGACGTCAGTAAGTCTGTGCTCGTGCTCACGAATCAAAATATCCTGAAACTGTTGAAAACAAAG GAAGCGAATAATGTTGTCGACATTAAGAGTTGGCCGACGATTCTCGATATGGACGACATGCCAAAGAAGAAGCTACCTGTTATGTACCGAGCGCCCACAGCGGAGATGCTGGCTTATTTGGACTTCAGCGTCTCGACGACGGGGATGCTTGCAGGAATTAAAATGTCCCACGCAGCGGTGACGTCTCTTTGTCGTGCCATGAAACTTGCCTGCGAATTGTATCCATCTAGACACATCGCTCTATGCTTGGATCCCTACTCTGGATTAGGATTCGCTCTTTGGTGTTTGAGCAGTATATACAGCGGTCATCATTCCATACTTATACCACCGTCGGAG GTGGAAGCAAATCCGGCATTGTGGCTATCGGCAGTTAGTCAATCCAGAGTAAGAGATACGTTCTGTTCTTACGGCGTGATGGAATTGTGCACGAAAGGTCTCGGTTCTTCTGTTCATGCTCTAAAAGCGAGAGGCGTTAGTTTGGCCTGTGTTAGAACGTGCGTCGTTGTCGCTGAAGAAAGACCGAGAATCGCACTTACTACGAGCTTCAGTAAACTCTTCTCCGCTTTGGGTCTGAGTCCCCGTGCCGTCTCGACCTCGTTCGGATGTAGAGTAAACACCGCTATTTGCTTACAG GGTGCATCGAGCCCAGAACCTTCTACGGTATACGTTGATCTCCGCGCATTGCGCAACGACCGAGTATCTCTGGTTGAAAGAGGTAGTCCGCACTCTTTGTGCCTGATGGAATCAGGCAAATTATTACCAGGAGTGAAAGTAATCATTGCCAATCCAGAAACGAAAGGACAATGCGGAGATTCTCATTTAGGCGAAATTTGGGTGCAGTCTGCTCACAATGCCAGCGGCTATTTCACGATATATGGCGACGAAAGCGACTACGCGGATCATTTTAACGCTCGTCTCGTAACAGGAAACACGAATGAAGTTTACGCCAGAACTGGTTATCTCGGTTTCCTAAGACGTACCGAAAGCGTTCAACAATCGGTTATCAGTGACATTCCCGGTGACACATCTACCGAGGCGGATCTGGTTCCTGGTGATTCTGAGTTACACGATGCTGTGTTCGTGGTTGGCGCCCTCGACGAAGCCATTTTACTTAGAGGAATGCGATATCACCCGATCGATATCGAAAACAGCGTAATGAGGTGTCACAAGAAAATAGCAGAATG TGCCGTATTCACATGGACCAACCTCCTAGTAGTAGTGGTGGAACTCGACGGAAGTGAAAGCGAAGCTTTAGATCTCGTGGCATTAGTTACCAGCGCTGTACTAGAAGAACACCATCTGGTAGTCGGTGTGGTAGTCGTAGTAGATCCCGGAGTAGTTCCAATAAATTCGCGTGGCGAAAAGCAACGAATGCACTTGCGTGATGGTTTCCTAGCGGACCAGCTCGATCCGATTTACGTAGCGTATAACATGTGA
- the Dip2 gene encoding disco-interacting protein 2 isoform X8 yields MYGWRIGDLGADGLVMAEFNIDIGKLPEDVREKLAELDLELSEGDITQKGYEKKRTRLLQQYASKQLEVRQEAVQQALAAMQGRPKPSLPMPSKRTSVMARSPDRERRDSGESSSDEDSVVTEESPGAGGPTGTGLSDTSSTGSARDTPPPPRPPARRPPCADITDIAEYTPHAYCNIQPPDVTHTSNTPAAQQSTRRPGADRVNRYHVVEDQNNTGTTGRWKVSAKIQQLLNTLKRPKRRPLPEFYEDDDIELEIAANPKDPNAPKPEGGSMTSAVGEPLSVAAGLPRSLEAAIQRYGSASYKAPVATVLDPNGKLCVTLTYGKLLSRSHKIAYTLLNKALSRGGDCCLKPGDRIALVYPNNDPISFMCAFYGCLQAGIVPVPIEVPLTRRDAGSQQIGFLLGSCGIQVALTSEACLKGLPKTAAGEVVAFKGWPKLHWFVTEHLGKTPKDWLPPPRLTDDTPAYIEYTTDKDGSVMGVTVTRSAMLAHCRALTQACGYTEGENAVCVLDFKREVGLWHSTLTSVLNGMHVIFIPYALMKVNPASWMQMITKHRASVAVVKSRDLHWGLLATKDHKDISLSSLRLLLVADGANPWSLSSCDQFLSVFQSKGLRPDAVCPCASSSEALTVSVRRPGRAGVNATGRGVLSMSGLSYGVVRVDQENSLTSLTLQDCGQVMPGSIVVVIKMEGQPLICKTDEVGEICVHSSATGNQYWGLQGLTNNTFKVSPLQADGSPLGDVEYTRSGLLGFLGPGGLVFVCGSRDGLMTVTGRKHNADDIIATVLAVEPMKFIYRGRIAVFSVRVLRDERICVVAEQRPDCSEEESFQWMSRVLQAVDSIHAVGIYCLALVPPNYLPKTPLGGIHLSETKRRFLEGTLHPANVLLCPHTCVTNLPKPREVHSAGDSVADVGPASVMVGNIVQGNRLASAQGRDMGVLDEDSDNAKKYQFISEILRWRAVSTSDHVIFTSLNAKGAVATSLSCSQLHKKAERIGNLLLDRGRINTGDHVALIFPPGTDLICAFYGCLYVGAVPVTIRPPHPQNLQTTLPTVRMIVDVSKSVLVLTNQNILKLLKTKEANNVVDIKSWPTILDMDDMPKKKLPVMYRAPTAEMLAYLDFSVSTTGMLAGIKMSHAAVTSLCRAMKLACELYPSRHIALCLDPYSGLGFALWCLSSIYSGHHSILIPPSEVEANPALWLSAVSQSRVRDTFCSYGVMELCTKGLGSSVHALKARGVSLACVRTCVVVAEERPRIALTTSFSKLFSALGLSPRAVSTSFGCRVNTAICLQGASSPEPSTVYVDLRALRNDRVSLVERGSPHSLCLMESGKLLPGVKVIIANPETKGQCGDSHLGEIWVQSAHNASGYFTIYGDESDYADHFNARLVTGNTNEVYARTGYLGFLRRTESVQQSVISDIPGDTSTEADLVPGDSELHDAVFVVGALDEAILLRGMRYHPIDIENSVMRCHKKIAECAVFTWTNLLVVVVELDGSESEALDLVALVTSAVLEEHHLVVGVVVVVDPGVVPINSRGEKQRMHLRDGFLADQLDPIYVAYNM; encoded by the exons AGGTGCGCCAGGAGGCGGTGCAACAAGCTTTGGCAGCGATGCAGGGTCGTCCGAAGCCGTCGTTGCCGATGCCATCGAAAAGAACCTCCGTGATGGCTAGGAGTCCTGACCGAGAGCGTCGCGACAGCGGGGAGTCCAGTAGCGACGAGGACAGCGTCGTCACCGAAGAGAGTCCTGGTGCCGGTGGTCCAACGG GCACAGGATTGTCGGATACCAGCAGCACCGGTTCGGCGCGAGACACGCCTCCGCCTCCGAGACCACCGGCTAGGAGACCTCCTTGCGCGGACATCACAGATATCGCGGAATACACGCCTCACGCGTACTGCAACATCCAGCCGCCGGACGTGACGCACACCAGCAACACTCCGGCTGCACAGCAGTCGACTAGGCGACCTGGCGCTGATCGAGTGAATCGTTACCACGTCGTCGAGGATCAAAACAATACCGGCACTACCGGCCGCTGGAAAGTATCCGCTAAGATTCAACAGTTACTGAATACTTTGAAACGACCGAAACGACGACCGTTGCCTGAATTCTACGAGGACGATGATATCGAGCTGGAAATCGCGGCCAATCCCAAAGATCCGAACGCTCCGAAACCGGAAGGCGGCTCTATGACCTCCGCCGTTGGCGAACCACTGTCGGTCGCCGCGGGATTGCCCAGGTCGCTCGAGGCTGCCATACAAAG GTATGGCTCGGCATCGTATAAGGCGCCAGTGGCAACAGTTCTCGATCCAAACGGCAAGCTTTGCGTAACGCTCACCTATGGGAAGCTTCTGAGTCGTTCTCATAAAATAGCCTACACGCTGTTGAACAAGGCTCTGAGTCGCGGCGGGGATTGTTGTTTGAAACCTGGCGATCGGATCGCCCTGGTTTACCCAAACAACGACCCGATTAGCTTCATGTGCGCATTTTACGGTTGTCTTCAAGCCGGCATTGTGCCTGTGCCGATCGAAGTCCCTTTGACGCGCCGAGACGCAGGCTCGCAGCAAATCGGTTTTCTTTTGGGCAGCTGTGGAATTCAG GTGGCATTAACCAGCGAAGCTTGTCTGAAAGGTCTGCCAAAAACGGCGGCTGGCGAGGTAGTGGCATTCAAAGGTTGGCCAAAGCTTCACTGGTTCGTTACGGAACATCTGGGCAAAACGCCGAAAGATTGGCTGCCACCGCCGCGATTAACCGACGACACTCCGGCATACATAGAGTACACCACGGACAAGGACGGGTCGGTGATGGGAGTGACGGTGACGAGATCGGCGATGCTGGCACATTGTCGAGCTCTGACGCAAGCCTGCGGCTACACGGAGGGAGAGAACGCCGTTTGCGTTTTAGACTTCAAACGAGAGGTTGGCCTGTGGCACAGCACCCTCACCAGCGTTTTAAACGGGATGCACGTGATCTTTATTCCGTACGCTCTGATGAAAGTAAATCCCGCGAGCTGGATGCAAATGATCACCAAGCATCGTGCCAGCGTGGCTGTGGTGAAATCGCGAGACCTTCACTGGGGTCTTCTTGCCACGAAAGATCACAAGGACATTTCCTTGTCGTCACTGAGATTGTTGTTGGTCGCGGACGGTGCCAATCCCTGGTCACTTTCTTCCTGCGATCAATTCCTTTCGGTATTCCAATCTAAAGGTCTGCGGCCTGATGCCGTGTGTCCGTGCGCGTCCTCCAGCGAAGCTCTCACCGTATCGGTGAGAAGACCAGGCCGTGCTGGAGTAAACGCCACTGGACGAGGCGTGCTCTCTATGTCTGGTCTGAGTTACGGTGTTGTCAGAGTCGATCAAGAGAATTCTCTCACTTCCTTGACTCTTCAAGATTGCGGCCAAGTGATGCCCGGAA GTATCGTTGTTGTAATCAAGATGGAAGGACAACCGCTCATCTGCAAAACCGACGAAGTAGGCGAGATCTGCGTGCATAGTTCGGCAACTGGAAACCAGTATTGGGGACTACAGGGACTGACGAATAATACGTTTAAAGTCTCCCCGCTTCAAGCCGATGGAAGTCCGCTGGGTGACGTAGAATACACCCGTTCTGGTCTATTGGGTTTTCTGGGACCTGGTGGTCTTGTGTTCGTTTGCGGTTCGCGCGATGGTCTTATGACGGTCACGGGAAGGAAACATAACGCCGACGATATCATTGCTACTGTGTTAGCCGTTGAACCCATGAAGTTCATTTATCGTGGAAGAATAGCCGTTTTCAGCGTACGCGTCCTCAGGGACGAGCGAATATGCGTCGTTGCAGAACAAAGACCCGACTGCAGCGAAGAGGAA AGTTTCCAATGGATGTCCCGAGTGCTTCAAGCGGTAGATTCCATTCACGCTGTTGGAATATATTGTCTGGCGTTGGTTCCGCCAAATTACCTTCCGAAAACACCGCTGGGCGGTATTCATTTGTCGGAAACGAAACGACGTTTCCTAGAGGGTACTCTACACCCGGCTAATGTTCTTCTTTGTCCGCACACTTGTGTTACCAATCTACCCAAACCACGCGAAGTCCATTCAG CGGGGGATTCTGTTGCAGACGTTGGTCCGGCCAGTGTCATGGTGGGCAACATTGTTCAGGGTAATAGACTAGCTTCGGCTCAAGGACGAGACATGGGTGTCCTAGACGAGGATAGTGATAATGCTAAAAAG TATCAGTTTATTTCGGAAATACTTCGATGGCGTGCTGTCAGTACCTCCGACCATGTTATTTTCACGTCGCTGAATGCAAAAGGAGCGGTAGCAACTTCCTTGTCGTGCTCTCAGTTGCACAAGAAAGCCGAGCGGATCGGCAATTTGTTGTTAGATCGTGGAAGAATCAATACCGGAGATCACGTGGCATTAATATTTCCTCCTGGTACTGACTTGATATGCGCGTTTTATGGTTGCCTGTATGTTGGCGCCGTGCCAGTTACGATTAGGCCACCTCACCCGCAAAACCTCCAAACCACTTTACCAACCGTTCGCATGATCGTGGACGTCAGTAAGTCTGTGCTCGTGCTCACGAATCAAAATATCCTGAAACTGTTGAAAACAAAG GAAGCGAATAATGTTGTCGACATTAAGAGTTGGCCGACGATTCTCGATATGGACGACATGCCAAAGAAGAAGCTACCTGTTATGTACCGAGCGCCCACAGCGGAGATGCTGGCTTATTTGGACTTCAGCGTCTCGACGACGGGGATGCTTGCAGGAATTAAAATGTCCCACGCAGCGGTGACGTCTCTTTGTCGTGCCATGAAACTTGCCTGCGAATTGTATCCATCTAGACACATCGCTCTATGCTTGGATCCCTACTCTGGATTAGGATTCGCTCTTTGGTGTTTGAGCAGTATATACAGCGGTCATCATTCCATACTTATACCACCGTCGGAG GTGGAAGCAAATCCGGCATTGTGGCTATCGGCAGTTAGTCAATCCAGAGTAAGAGATACGTTCTGTTCTTACGGCGTGATGGAATTGTGCACGAAAGGTCTCGGTTCTTCTGTTCATGCTCTAAAAGCGAGAGGCGTTAGTTTGGCCTGTGTTAGAACGTGCGTCGTTGTCGCTGAAGAAAGACCGAGAATCGCACTTACTACGAGCTTCAGTAAACTCTTCTCCGCTTTGGGTCTGAGTCCCCGTGCCGTCTCGACCTCGTTCGGATGTAGAGTAAACACCGCTATTTGCTTACAG GGTGCATCGAGCCCAGAACCTTCTACGGTATACGTTGATCTCCGCGCATTGCGCAACGACCGAGTATCTCTGGTTGAAAGAGGTAGTCCGCACTCTTTGTGCCTGATGGAATCAGGCAAATTATTACCAGGAGTGAAAGTAATCATTGCCAATCCAGAAACGAAAGGACAATGCGGAGATTCTCATTTAGGCGAAATTTGGGTGCAGTCTGCTCACAATGCCAGCGGCTATTTCACGATATATGGCGACGAAAGCGACTACGCGGATCATTTTAACGCTCGTCTCGTAACAGGAAACACGAATGAAGTTTACGCCAGAACTGGTTATCTCGGTTTCCTAAGACGTACCGAAAGCGTTCAACAATCGGTTATCAGTGACATTCCCGGTGACACATCTACCGAGGCGGATCTGGTTCCTGGTGATTCTGAGTTACACGATGCTGTGTTCGTGGTTGGCGCCCTCGACGAAGCCATTTTACTTAGAGGAATGCGATATCACCCGATCGATATCGAAAACAGCGTAATGAGGTGTCACAAGAAAATAGCAGAATG TGCCGTATTCACATGGACCAACCTCCTAGTAGTAGTGGTGGAACTCGACGGAAGTGAAAGCGAAGCTTTAGATCTCGTGGCATTAGTTACCAGCGCTGTACTAGAAGAACACCATCTGGTAGTCGGTGTGGTAGTCGTAGTAGATCCCGGAGTAGTTCCAATAAATTCGCGTGGCGAAAAGCAACGAATGCACTTGCGTGATGGTTTCCTAGCGGACCAGCTCGATCCGATTTACGTAGCGTATAACATGTGA